AGAAGCACAAAGCAGAGCTAATCCTGGCCTCTGAGTCAACAGCTGGGCAGGACCCTCCTGGCAGTGCCAGGGTTAACGCTGTGACCTCCTTAAAGCTGCTGAGGAGTCAGGGCTAATTTTACTCTCCTATCAGCTCTGCCAATCCCCGTTTTTGCCCAAGTGCTGAGATATGTTGGGAAGCACCCAGTCAGCACTTCTGCTGGCCCCGGAGGCAGCACGGGCCCTGCTTTATgcagaatgcaaaaaaaaaaaaaacacaaaaaaacaaaaaaaacaaaacagcgaCGGCTTGCTGCTTGGCTCTGGAGTCAGGCCCTGAGAGCTCTGGGGGCAACACCCCAGCTGGTGCTGTGCGTAGGAGGAGGGGGCTGTGATGCTTCCTTGCTCCCCGCTGTCTCCCACCCCGATGCGTCTTGTACTGAGCTGCACCGAGCTGAGCACAATGAAGGGCCTCGGGGCAGCTCAGTACAGGACCCCTCAGGGAGGGTAAGGTCAGAGCTGGCTGCCAAAGCTCTCAGTGCTGCCGCCTGCTGGAGAGCTTCGTTTCATACCCTGGCCCACCCCTCCTTGGCCCACTGCCATGGCGCATGCCCATCATACAGTAGTGCAGCCCCTTGCCACGAAGACACTCCTGGCTTTCAGAGAATCCCACCCACACCCTGGACCTGTTAGCTCCTTCTTAGACATCAAGGGAGCGGCCTTGTTCACAGCGCAGAAGAGAATTGAAGCTACAGCAGGCTAGGATGCCAGCGGGGCTTAATTTTGACCTGGTATATTTTCTGGCCACACACAGTGAGGCACACCTCAGGCTTGACAGTGTACCTTGTGCCCTGCGGTGTCCGGGTCACCAACTCTAGAGCCCGCTGCTTGGTGTCTAGAGGAATACCAAGGTTGTTCACACTTCAAAgcactatttaaaaattattcaggagtggtggcatgtgcctttaattccagcacagaggTAACTGAAGCTCTGtgggttagaggccagcctggtcgatgCAGCAAGTCCCAGGGCTCTCTAGAGAGGCcctatttaaaagtaaattgtaTAGGGGTTGAAGGTGTGGTTCAGAGGCAGAATCCATACCTAGAATCCATGAGACTCTGGGCTCCATCCCTAACACAGccaaaagaagacaaaaggaaatacaaacaagcaaaatcaaaCCAAGCCCCTGAATGTGTGTACTCTCCTGCAGACCTGCGTCAAACGAGATGTATCTGCTTGAGgaggaagctgggggtggggggcagagactAATTTGGGGCGTGAGCATCTGAGAGTCAGGTTGTGATGCCCAATTGCGCTAATGCAAGGAATGGGCTGGAgcggggtgtgtgggggggggaagcaAGCAGTTACTCCATCAAGGACCATGCCAGGGAACGACAAGAAAGCCGCTGTTACCTCCCAAGGGGCTACTCGAGGAGAGATCACTGTTTGCCCCTTTTCAGGCTGGCCCGCTTCACTATCTGAGCCCCCTTCCTGCCCTCTAGCAGGTCCGGCTGTAGTCCACTCCCTCTTAGCTCCACCTGGAGACAGcatcaaagacagaagaaagaaggaatcaCACAGGCAGGTGATGGAAAGGgacagggaggaggaggtggggacaCTGTCCACCGGAAAAGTGATCAAAGGACAGCACGTGCAGACCGGAGCAAAGTAGAGGTGCGGTAGAGGTGCGCTTGCTGCGGCCGCCAGGGGGCCTGCAGCTTCTCAGTACCTTAGTAAGTTTCCTAAAGGACTCAATATCAGCTTCCAGATCCCCAGGGTCCACTAGGGGCCCCTCAACAATCACCTCCTCGTGCTGCTGGGTGTCGATGGCACCGGAGGAGTCTACCTGCCGAACGACTTTGCGAATGACctgaaagagagggggagagaaggagggctGGTCAAACCACCAGGACACAGTGTGAGGCAGACGAGGCCCCGGCTGCGACATCAGGAGGAGAAGCAATGGCCTCTTGTCCCTTGTCCATCGGGGTCCAAGAAGAAGCCTTTCTCTGCTGTCATTTAAGGGGACCGTTAGGGGAGCTTGAATGTGGGGAGTGAGCACTGTGGGCGTGTTTCCTCGACTGCTGGCTCCGCCACGTGCAATGCCTCCTCAGCCTCCCTCATTCCATTCTGTTTCTTAGGATAGAAGCTGGCACCCTATTTCTCAAGTGCCTAAGGGCACAGGCAgcccttttcttctctgtgtggctGCCCCGCTCACCTGCTCCATACTCAGGTATCCAGAATGCGAGATGAACACAAAACATGGCTCAGGCCTTCAGGAAAGGGCCAGGACAGACGGGGCTGTGGCCCCTATGGGAGCGGCAGCCCTAGTGAAGCATACACGCACcctctcctgctttcttccttgCCGGGCAATGCGAACCTGTCGTGCTAACTGATGCATGCCTTCAGCTCAGTGAGTTTCTACAGCCTTGCTGCTAAGGGAGGCCTTGGGAACAGCTCCTTGTTCTTGAACAGCTCAGGGCCGACCTCACAGGCCTCGTTCGGGCTATATGTTTCACCGAAGCTGATCCTTCTGGAATAGGGAAGCTGGAACTATTCACGCTGAGTTAAGCTTGAGGTTACAAGGCCCCCTATGTCCCAACTGAAGGGGACCCGGAGGTCTCAGCTCTCCTGAGTTACCCCGAATCATCGAGGTGTCGGGCCACAGCCTGCCTACCCCATCAGGGCAGCAGTAAGAAGGAGGTGTACACTGAGTCCCCCCCCACTTCATGCTTCCAGTCCCACCAGTTTTTCCCCAACTTAGAGGCTCCACACTCACCTTCTTGGTGACAATGTTGCCCTGTTCATCTGTGAATTGTTCCTCCGTCACCTGCTCTCCTGGAATATTCTGGAGCTCATCCCCCTGGagtcagaagaaaggaaagacccAGATTGGTAAGTGGGATTTTTGAAGAAGAGCAGGAGATGAACTAGAAAAGCCGCGGCAGCAACAGCTGTGTCCAGTGAAGCCCGGAGCTCAGCAAGAAGCCCCAGACAAACTAGGGCTCCCACGGGTGTTGCAGCACCCTGTGGGGCCATGAGCCCTGAGACAGGCTGGGGCCAGACCTCCCAAGAGCTCTGTGTGCTTGATATTGCAATGGCAGTAATACAAGGTGATTCTGAAAGTTCCTGAAGGCCCTCAAGAGAAGTATGGGAGAGAATGCCCCGGACATCACTGCCCTGCAGGTGACTTGAATTCCAAAGTTGGCAACAGAAACGCAGTAAGAGCAGAAGTCCTAAGCTCCAGAGCTGAGTATCTCTACTACTTAATGCTGGGCACTGGGGTGGTTCTGAGCGGGCACCTAAGCATCTGTGGTTCCCAGCACAGAACGCAAAGAGGTCTTCCTGGTCTCATCGCCCTGTCATATCTCCTGGTGTGAGTCGGCATTCTCTCAGCCTCACCCTATGCACGCATTAGAGAGTCCCCGCTGACTGTTCTGCCGCACCCTAGGTCCAGCCCCCTGTCCTGCCGCTTGCCTGGTGTTACCTTCAGGAAGACCCGTCGGCGGACCACTCTGGTGGAGATGGTCTCCTCGTCGTCGCTCAGGCCCTCGCTCTCCCCCAGCTCTTTGTCCAGCTCCTGGTGAATGTGCTTCAGCACAAAGCACAGGGAGCCCTTGACAATGTGCATCACATTCTGACAGCTGACAAGGAAGAAGCCCAGCAATACCAGagtgaccaggagctgggtgaTGAAGGTCCacatcctcctctctcccctctcctcaccAGCCTGGCCCTCCAGGGACCAGCGACACCAGGGGCCCAGCTGCTGTGGAGATCCAATTTCTCATTCTCCTCTTGGACTCCTGAGGCCCCCAGCAACCCTTTccgttctgtctctgcctctctttgctCTTTATCCTTATTTTAAACAGGAGACCAAACGATCTCTCCCAAGTGCCTCTCTTAGCTGGGACAGCATGACCCAAGTGTCCTTCCTGCCAAACAGCCTGGGATCTCTCCTCACACCCCGGAGGACGTCAGCCTTCTATAATTTTAGCTCTCAAGGCAGCTGCTGCTGTCCAACGGGGATGAAGTGGGAAAACAGGTGCCGTGGGGCTCGGAAGCGCATGGCAGAGTCACCACGGAGAGGAAAACCAGGCTTGCCTTTGGGAGCCAGAGGGACTCCATAAGTCAAGGCACCCCAAGAATGCGGCTACTTTTGTGTCTCCATGGGTAGCTGTTTCTGTATTGAGGGAGTATGGGCCAAGAAAGCTAAACAGTTGTTTAAAAACTACCCTAAAGGTGAGCAACTTGTTCAGACCCAGTCAAGGGAAGAGGTGCTGGGCTACTGGGAAGCCAGGATGTCATTCCTGTCAGCCCTGAAGGCCTTCGGCATGGCATCGGCCCATCTCAAAGGCTCTTCTCAGGCTGGACTGGAGATACCCACAGAAGAGAAACCACTGCTAGCAACACTTGTGTTTGGAGAATCACCTTGCACACTCAGTCACAGCAGGCCCCGAGGATCTCCCGTTCTGGATCAGGCTACTCTCCTCTGAGCACTGGCCTACCCCAGCAGCAAGAACCCAGCCTCAGAACACAGCACACCACGGCGGGGGCTTGGAAAGTCAGTCACCttcttctgtgcctcagtttcctcactcgTGGAACAAGGCTC
The sequence above is a segment of the Chionomys nivalis chromosome 20, mChiNiv1.1, whole genome shotgun sequence genome. Coding sequences within it:
- the Ank1 gene encoding ankyrin-1 isoform X12; amino-acid sequence: MWTFITQLLVTLVLLGFFLVSCQNVMHIVKGSLCFVLKHIHQELDKELGESEGLSDDEETISTRVVRRRVFLKGDELQNIPGEQVTEEQFTDEQGNIVTKKVIRKVVRQVDSSGAIDTQQHEEVELRGSGLQPDLLEGRKGAQIVKRASLKRGKQ